Proteins from a genomic interval of Diospyros lotus cultivar Yz01 chromosome 6, ASM1463336v1, whole genome shotgun sequence:
- the LOC127804264 gene encoding uncharacterized protein LOC127804264, which yields MFAAGNEDISEELRALAQGPNCVARKYKGFIINGFRFRVKEVEEKRKTQNSGVIVTAKTESYANVRDNNPISGDVTYYGVLNDILELDYLSGKKVTLFNCDWVSQRSGKKEDDDGFTLVNFTRLMPTDEPFILASQAQQVFYVEDPTEKDWHVVIRTTPRDQFDQKVNSCEDDIETQLQSHACNPQIQDGDINVDITWAREHDEFDAYG from the coding sequence ATGTTTGCTGCTGGAAATGAGGATATATCTGAAGAGCTTCGAGCTCTTGCTCAAGGTCCTAATTGTGTTGCAAGAAAGTACAAGGGTTTTATTATTAATGGTTTTAGATTTCGTGTGAAAGAAGttgaggaaaagagaaaaactcaaaatagtgGGGTTATTGTTACTGCCAAGACAGAAAGTTATGCTAACGTGAGGGATAACAACCCCATATCAGGAGATGTCACATATTATGGAGTtctaaatgatattttagagtTAGATTATCTCAGTGGTAAAAAAGTGACGCTATTCAATTGTGATTGGGTTtctcaaagaagtggaaagaaagaagatgatgatggtttCACCTTAGTCAATTTCACTAGACTCATGCCCACAGATGAGCCATTTATTTTAGCTTCTCAAGCACAACAAGTGTTTTATGTGGAAGACCCTACAGAAAAAGACTGGCATGTTGTAATAAGAACCACACCTAGAGACCAATTTGATCAAAAAGTCAATTCATGTGAGGATGATATAGAGACTCAGCTGCAAAGCCATGCATGCAATCCTCAAATTCAAGATGGTGACATCAATGTTGATATTACATGGGCTAGGGAGCATGATGAATTTGATGCTTATGGTTGA